The following are from one region of the Yoonia sp. R2331 genome:
- a CDS encoding aldehyde dehydrogenase family protein, translating into MNIKEIFDNMDYGPAPESAAEALQWLADRGAVAGHYIGGKWGPIRDDFATNNPATGEKLAGVTKGTAEEVATAVAAARKAQPKWAKDAHIRARVLYAIARGMQKNSRLLAVMESLDNGKPIRESRDIDVPLAIRHFYYHAGMAQLMEAELPDRQPLGVCGQIIPWNFPLLMLAWKIAPALAMGNTVVLKPAEYTPLSAMIFCEIAEAAGVPPGVINIVTGDGDTGAAIVASEVDKIAFTGSTSVGRIIREQTAGTGKALSLELGGKSPYIVFEDADVDSAVEGLVDAIWFNQGQVCCAGSRLLVQEGIADRFYAKLKARMDALRIGDPLDKAIDIGAIVDPVQHAQISKMVSDNTEGETYQTTAPDGCFYPPTLITGLAPASHLMQEEIFGPVLAACTFRTPAEAVEIANNTRYGLAASVWSENINLALDIAPQLAAGIVWVNGTNMMDAAAGFGGVRESGFGREGGWEGLAGYTKPKTKPTKPASIAPFTGSGGPTDALDRTAKLYIGGKQSRPDGGYSRPVFGPKGALLGEVSLSNRKDLRNAVEAMNAAKGWAKTSGHLRAQILFYIAENLSARGDELAKRIKDLTGKSGAPEVQHCISTLFTFAAWADKYDGQVHGVPIRGVALAMKEPVGKIAAFCADDWPLLGTISPMAAAIAMGNRITLMPSQPFPLAATDLYQILETSDVPGGVVNILTGDHAELAPHAGKHMDIDAVWSFSGTDLSTTIEKGAAGNLKRTWINPAQPSAKDMLAAATEIKNIWIPYGA; encoded by the coding sequence ATGAACATCAAAGAAATCTTCGACAACATGGACTATGGCCCGGCCCCCGAAAGTGCTGCAGAGGCCCTGCAATGGCTGGCTGATCGTGGTGCGGTCGCAGGGCACTACATCGGCGGCAAATGGGGTCCGATCCGTGATGATTTCGCGACCAACAACCCTGCCACCGGCGAAAAGCTGGCCGGTGTCACTAAAGGCACCGCTGAAGAGGTCGCGACCGCCGTTGCGGCGGCCCGCAAGGCCCAACCCAAATGGGCCAAAGATGCTCATATCCGCGCCCGCGTGCTTTACGCCATCGCGCGCGGCATGCAAAAAAACAGCCGCCTGCTGGCCGTGATGGAAAGCCTTGATAACGGCAAACCGATCCGCGAAAGCCGCGACATCGACGTGCCGTTGGCGATCCGCCACTTCTACTACCACGCGGGCATGGCCCAGCTGATGGAAGCTGAACTGCCCGACCGCCAGCCTCTGGGTGTCTGCGGCCAGATTATCCCCTGGAACTTCCCGCTGTTGATGCTGGCCTGGAAAATCGCCCCCGCCCTGGCGATGGGCAACACCGTCGTCCTGAAGCCCGCCGAATACACGCCGCTCTCCGCGATGATTTTCTGCGAGATCGCCGAAGCCGCAGGCGTGCCGCCCGGTGTGATCAATATCGTCACAGGCGACGGCGACACCGGGGCGGCCATTGTAGCTTCTGAGGTCGACAAGATCGCCTTCACTGGCTCAACCTCCGTCGGCCGCATCATCCGCGAACAAACCGCTGGCACCGGCAAGGCTCTCTCGCTCGAACTGGGTGGCAAATCACCCTACATCGTCTTTGAAGACGCCGATGTGGACAGCGCCGTCGAAGGCCTTGTTGACGCGATCTGGTTCAATCAGGGGCAAGTCTGCTGCGCAGGCTCGCGCCTTTTGGTGCAAGAAGGCATCGCCGACAGGTTCTACGCCAAACTCAAGGCCCGCATGGATGCGCTGCGCATTGGCGATCCGCTCGACAAGGCCATCGACATCGGCGCCATCGTCGACCCGGTCCAACACGCGCAGATCAGCAAGATGGTCTCCGACAATACCGAGGGCGAGACCTATCAGACGACAGCCCCCGACGGCTGTTTTTACCCGCCCACATTGATCACCGGCCTCGCACCCGCGTCCCACCTGATGCAGGAAGAAATTTTTGGCCCAGTCCTTGCCGCCTGCACATTCCGCACACCCGCCGAGGCGGTTGAGATCGCCAACAACACCCGTTACGGGCTGGCGGCCTCTGTCTGGTCAGAAAACATCAACCTCGCCTTGGACATTGCGCCACAGCTGGCCGCGGGCATCGTCTGGGTCAACGGCACCAACATGATGGATGCCGCCGCTGGCTTTGGCGGCGTGCGCGAAAGTGGTTTTGGCCGCGAAGGCGGCTGGGAAGGGCTGGCAGGCTACACCAAGCCCAAGACCAAGCCCACCAAACCCGCCTCGATCGCCCCGTTCACCGGCTCAGGCGGACCAACTGATGCGCTCGACCGCACAGCAAAGCTCTATATCGGTGGCAAGCAATCCCGCCCCGATGGTGGCTATTCCCGCCCGGTCTTTGGCCCCAAAGGCGCGCTTTTGGGCGAGGTGTCGCTGTCCAACCGAAAGGACCTGCGCAACGCGGTCGAGGCAATGAACGCCGCAAAAGGTTGGGCCAAAACCTCCGGCCACCTGCGCGCACAAATCCTCTTTTATATCGCGGAAAACCTTTCGGCCCGTGGCGATGAACTCGCCAAACGGATCAAGGACCTAACCGGCAAATCTGGCGCGCCAGAGGTGCAGCACTGCATCAGCACCCTCTTCACCTTCGCCGCCTGGGCCGACAAATACGACGGTCAGGTACACGGGGTGCCGATCCGAGGTGTTGCGCTGGCGATGAAAGAACCGGTCGGCAAGATCGCCGCTTTCTGCGCAGACGACTGGCCGCTTCTTGGCACCATCAGCCCGATGGCCGCTGCCATTGCAATGGGCAACCGTATCACGCTGATGCCCAGCCAACCTTTCCCGCTGGCGGCGACCGATCTCTACCAGATCCTGGAAACCTCGGATGTTCCCGGTGGCGTGGTCAACATCCTGACCGGCGACCACGCCGAACTTGCCCCACACGCGGGCAAGCACATGGATATCGACGCGGTCTGGTCCTTCTCTGGAACCGACCTCTCAACCACTATTGAAAAAGGGGCCGCGGGCAACCTCAAACGCACTTGGATCAACCCCGCGCAACCGTCGGCCAAAGACATGCTCGCCGCTGCGACAGAGATCAAGAATATCTGGATTCCCTACGGCGCCTAA
- a CDS encoding DUF1523 family protein produces the protein MRALGITLRFIPILFLGLLLHYVLPQHDVVRITSTEVIRTDFSGWNRLFYAQADSGNVEQPTRDLRLINTEKKKTFFLGFMPRDATGVMVYRNEDTGWIWPPYFKFDSSDLQAEAASAARTDGWAVITHYGWRIRWASIYPNAIAVRPVDGPDVQVIPWFNIFFFGFLIVAIVMIRRMWFQFRERALDPALDSAGDRLDEVQAGVAEKRSGVRKWLNTWRSKQNRK, from the coding sequence ATGCGAGCTTTGGGAATTACATTGCGGTTCATTCCGATCCTCTTTCTGGGGTTGTTGCTGCACTATGTGCTGCCGCAGCATGATGTTGTCCGCATCACCTCGACCGAAGTGATCCGCACGGATTTCTCTGGCTGGAACCGGTTGTTCTATGCGCAGGCTGACAGCGGTAATGTAGAGCAGCCGACACGTGATCTGCGGCTGATCAACACCGAAAAGAAGAAGACGTTTTTTCTGGGGTTCATGCCGCGGGACGCGACCGGCGTGATGGTCTATCGCAACGAGGATACCGGTTGGATCTGGCCGCCCTATTTCAAATTCGACAGCTCTGATTTGCAGGCCGAGGCGGCGAGTGCGGCGCGCACCGATGGTTGGGCAGTGATTACGCATTATGGATGGCGGATCAGGTGGGCCTCGATATATCCCAATGCGATCGCTGTGCGGCCTGTTGATGGGCCGGATGTGCAAGTGATCCCGTGGTTCAACATTTTCTTCTTTGGCTTCCTGATTGTCGCGATTGTGATGATCCGGCGGATGTGGTTCCAATTCCGCGAACGCGCGCTGGACCCGGCGCTGGATTCCGCCGGGGACCGGCTGGACGAAGTGCAGGCAGGTGTGGCCGAAAAGCGGTCAGGTGTGCGTAAGTGGCTGAACACGTGGCGGTCCAAACAGAACCGCAAGTGA
- a CDS encoding DUF6638 family protein: MHRLIEKGLMFGNLIRVDSPVLVERYNRALQSLTGKSTTLEAFHIDISGYSPEVGDELSDDLYLNHAGVNRQFILLTTDQKTAPLLNAKFSTSRGILRQFISENERALFALTARDAVAGELVNTVYNVEDPVRLFDIRRVRIEADTTYGTVATAKRLGQMIDQFKQDKDAWFDDVLIGEMIGLSKETGDVTRNPVKLREMAFDQDNFWTAHFGGLYIFRDVEHPAAIAAAEKGRLGKLPIPYLMDFDDRAAIAKFLELNELVEPVARARGIDAGAILHQKMDFVVAEVAATMGENLTGATRRDLRNLGRRYAKLLPPEWQGLAALARWAEEDGPWPRITSDHPAYFYTLRARDHADADLVNMLLSELAPLDIRQLFICHKEAFYRAYATWPDEKKAYVAEFLANEYQVDKAGTRAALFGHEAPMVEPQVAKPPPVPDMIDRVGPWGAIKRRSSPWD; encoded by the coding sequence ATGCACCGCCTGATTGAAAAAGGACTGATGTTTGGCAACCTTATCCGCGTGGATAGTCCGGTGCTGGTCGAACGGTACAATCGTGCGCTTCAAAGTCTGACGGGCAAGTCTACGACGCTAGAGGCGTTTCACATCGACATTTCGGGCTATTCGCCTGAAGTCGGGGACGAATTGAGTGATGATCTTTATCTGAACCATGCAGGGGTGAATCGGCAGTTCATTTTGCTAACGACAGATCAAAAGACCGCGCCGCTGCTCAATGCGAAGTTCTCAACCTCTCGCGGAATACTGCGGCAGTTCATCTCAGAGAACGAAAGGGCGCTTTTTGCGCTGACCGCACGCGATGCGGTGGCGGGGGAATTGGTGAACACGGTCTACAACGTTGAGGATCCGGTGCGGTTGTTCGATATCAGGCGAGTGCGGATCGAGGCGGATACGACCTATGGCACGGTTGCCACTGCGAAGCGGCTGGGTCAAATGATCGACCAATTCAAGCAAGACAAGGATGCATGGTTTGACGATGTGCTGATCGGCGAGATGATCGGGTTGTCGAAGGAAACCGGCGATGTGACGCGCAACCCTGTCAAACTGCGCGAGATGGCCTTTGATCAGGACAACTTTTGGACCGCGCATTTCGGTGGGCTTTATATCTTTCGCGATGTTGAACACCCGGCTGCGATCGCGGCTGCCGAAAAGGGGCGGTTGGGCAAGCTGCCGATCCCTTATCTGATGGATTTTGATGACCGGGCGGCGATTGCGAAGTTCCTGGAGCTTAATGAACTTGTGGAACCTGTCGCACGGGCGCGCGGCATTGATGCAGGTGCGATCCTGCACCAGAAGATGGATTTTGTGGTGGCCGAAGTGGCTGCAACCATGGGAGAGAACCTGACGGGGGCCACGCGCCGCGATCTGCGTAATCTGGGCCGACGCTACGCCAAGTTGCTGCCGCCAGAATGGCAAGGATTGGCTGCCTTGGCGCGCTGGGCCGAGGAAGACGGGCCCTGGCCGCGCATCACGTCAGATCATCCGGCTTATTTCTATACGCTGCGGGCACGAGACCATGCGGATGCAGATCTGGTAAATATGTTATTGTCGGAACTGGCACCCTTGGACATTCGGCAGCTGTTTATTTGCCACAAGGAGGCGTTTTATCGCGCCTATGCCACATGGCCAGACGAGAAAAAGGCCTATGTGGCGGAATTTTTGGCAAACGAGTATCAGGTGGATAAGGCCGGCACGCGGGCGGCCTTGTTCGGGCACGAGGCACCGATGGTTGAGCCACAGGTGGCAAAGCCGCCGCCGGTGCCGGATATGATTGACAGGGTCGGCCCGTGGGGGGCGATCAAGCGGAGGTCTTCGCCATGGGATTAG
- a CDS encoding ATP-binding protein, with product MSQTSDQMELREEDVQAHYAAALDLLDGFDHSPRVSKATAGAVEGKSAGVPTRRAFRSTTPGLSTRRVQRKEGVQLINRIEAVGDVGLVTPLQAHVQQGLRRAIALALAVAEQYAERTELKDLKRANLEGALADARKTAFSELLTAEALIALYTFANATAFLLADHATEETVEVGDVEELLTENAQLALHGALWELDQDIANLGADEPKMVATVLGFAEALMDKVAGRASTAARLEPFVAAAWRVEADDFVIDGFTPARAKKGSTLTMTFKKPNEVVGNHIAKYQAMKLAKMVMAYDFDRKLNPFAELGGFIFTFMGDGKPGTGKTTLIQMMAGLINDYCQVAGYPFRYQNLSTDNIDSYQGKSGQNAKAFINNVLDPGVIGFGTIDDIDQLAGKRGDRQSSAGQLEITAVLMESFAGANTVVRGNCTFGMFSNYPENVDDALRQRAGARFLVDGPQTRDDYIDILYLLMGRNHDIPVGNHEVFSAQEIKKAVAASFESHSRPHEPGLMKVFDRVHDQIGDLDTIAKMGTYLKGIQEADERFTGRAIKNITDAVKVRAMDFELPDEWMEDPELFLRKDYDAKKAMIADLRVPITTEMVIQEINRYADSEFRYADKSDEVAIDAMVRDFGRQEEAKKRYLEGKG from the coding sequence ATGAGTCAGACAAGTGATCAGATGGAACTGCGCGAAGAAGATGTGCAGGCGCACTATGCAGCCGCGCTCGATCTGCTGGATGGGTTCGATCACAGTCCGAGAGTGTCCAAGGCAACGGCAGGCGCCGTTGAGGGCAAATCGGCCGGTGTGCCAACGCGCCGCGCGTTTCGGTCGACCACGCCAGGGCTGTCGACACGGCGCGTGCAGCGTAAGGAAGGCGTGCAGCTGATCAACCGGATTGAGGCGGTCGGCGATGTAGGACTGGTCACCCCGTTGCAGGCGCATGTGCAGCAGGGGCTGCGCCGCGCGATCGCACTGGCGCTTGCGGTGGCCGAGCAATACGCGGAACGGACGGAGCTGAAAGACCTCAAACGGGCCAATCTGGAAGGGGCCTTGGCCGATGCGCGCAAGACAGCCTTTTCAGAGTTACTGACCGCCGAGGCGCTGATTGCGCTTTACACATTTGCCAATGCAACGGCGTTTCTGCTGGCCGATCACGCGACTGAAGAAACCGTTGAGGTTGGCGATGTTGAGGAATTGCTGACCGAGAACGCGCAATTGGCGTTGCATGGCGCGCTGTGGGAGTTGGATCAGGACATCGCAAACCTTGGCGCGGATGAGCCCAAGATGGTGGCAACCGTGTTGGGCTTTGCTGAGGCATTGATGGACAAGGTCGCAGGCCGGGCCAGCACGGCGGCCCGGTTGGAACCGTTCGTGGCCGCCGCCTGGCGGGTCGAGGCGGATGATTTTGTCATCGACGGTTTCACCCCGGCGCGCGCCAAGAAGGGCAGCACGCTGACCATGACCTTCAAAAAGCCCAATGAAGTCGTGGGCAACCATATCGCCAAGTATCAGGCGATGAAGCTGGCCAAGATGGTGATGGCCTATGATTTTGACCGCAAGCTGAACCCCTTTGCCGAACTTGGCGGGTTTATCTTCACCTTCATGGGTGACGGAAAGCCGGGCACGGGCAAGACCACGCTGATCCAGATGATGGCGGGCTTGATCAACGACTATTGTCAGGTCGCGGGTTATCCGTTCCGTTATCAAAACCTGAGCACGGACAATATCGACAGCTATCAGGGCAAATCGGGGCAGAACGCAAAAGCCTTTATCAACAACGTGTTGGACCCCGGTGTGATCGGCTTTGGCACGATTGACGATATCGACCAATTGGCGGGCAAGCGTGGCGATAGGCAGTCCAGCGCGGGTCAGTTGGAAATCACCGCCGTACTGATGGAAAGCTTTGCAGGCGCCAATACGGTTGTGCGCGGCAATTGCACCTTTGGCATGTTCTCGAACTATCCAGAGAACGTCGATGACGCGCTGCGCCAGCGGGCCGGGGCGCGGTTTTTGGTGGATGGGCCGCAGACGCGGGACGACTATATCGACATTCTCTATCTGCTGATGGGAAGAAACCATGACATCCCCGTGGGCAACCATGAGGTCTTTAGCGCGCAAGAGATTAAGAAGGCCGTCGCGGCCAGCTTCGAAAGCCACAGCCGCCCGCATGAGCCGGGGCTCATGAAAGTGTTCGACCGGGTGCATGACCAAATCGGTGATCTGGACACGATTGCCAAGATGGGCACCTATCTGAAGGGCATCCAAGAGGCGGACGAGAGGTTCACAGGCCGCGCGATCAAGAACATCACCGATGCGGTGAAAGTGCGGGCGATGGACTTTGAATTGCCTGATGAATGGATGGAAGATCCAGAGTTGTTCCTGCGCAAGGACTATGACGCCAAGAAAGCGATGATTGCCGATTTGCGGGTGCCGATCACGACCGAAATGGTCATTCAGGAAATCAACCGCTACGCGGACAGTGAATTCCGCTATGCCGACAAGTCTGACGAGGTCGCGATTGACGCGATGGTCCGCGACTTTGGCCGTCAGGAAGAGGCCAAGAAGCGGTATCTGGAGGGCAAAGGTTGA
- a CDS encoding L,D-transpeptidase codes for MLSVPNISRRAFGAMLLSTVAACGPRVPASNIDVPEAMNFAPGYEPIFDAGYNLPGIPPEYTQGDNRRMSGLYLGEQSAGTLDVDPYAKFLYFIEEDGRAIRYPVGVGRAGLSFAGNGVISLKRKWPGWTPTQNMLRREPEVYGPFARGIPGGLRSPLGARALYLYRNGRDTFFRIHGTNDLESIGNSGSAGCIRLFNQDIIDLYDRCPRGIRVHVRSREESLRVDPENYERGVELPPRQIDPDEIYGEEALANDRPPDFDAVNPDDLVFETAVGGDT; via the coding sequence ATGCTGTCTGTCCCGAATATTTCGCGCCGCGCCTTTGGTGCGATGTTGCTGTCCACCGTGGCTGCTTGCGGCCCACGTGTGCCTGCATCCAACATCGACGTGCCAGAGGCGATGAATTTTGCACCCGGATACGAGCCTATTTTCGACGCGGGCTACAACCTGCCGGGCATTCCGCCGGAATATACTCAAGGGGATAATCGCCGGATGTCCGGCCTTTATCTGGGCGAGCAAAGCGCCGGCACTTTGGATGTCGATCCTTATGCGAAGTTTTTGTACTTTATCGAAGAAGACGGTCGTGCGATCCGCTATCCGGTTGGTGTCGGGCGCGCCGGGCTTAGCTTTGCGGGCAACGGTGTCATATCGCTGAAGCGGAAATGGCCGGGCTGGACGCCGACGCAGAACATGCTGCGCCGGGAGCCAGAGGTCTATGGGCCGTTTGCGCGCGGCATTCCCGGTGGGTTGCGTAGCCCGTTGGGTGCGCGTGCGCTGTACCTCTACCGCAACGGTCGCGATACGTTCTTTCGCATACACGGCACTAACGATTTGGAATCAATAGGAAATTCCGGTTCCGCTGGCTGTATTCGCCTGTTCAATCAGGACATCATCGACCTGTATGATCGCTGTCCGCGCGGGATCAGGGTGCATGTGCGGTCGCGCGAGGAATCCCTACGCGTCGATCCAGAAAACTATGAGCGCGGTGTTGAACTGCCGCCCCGCCAGATCGACCCGGATGAGATTTATGGTGAAGAGGCGTTGGCCAACGATCGCCCACCTGATTTTGACGCGGTGAATCCAGACGATCTAGTGTTTGAAACAGCCGTTGGCGGCGATACCTAA
- a CDS encoding DsbA family protein, producing MKRRRVLQGVGLAAIAGWVWGAPRLARLGQDPVTFTAIPGAEPFRQLDRASALSASAGIFAGLDAPAPQFTGALCPALFGGNDGLAIAYFSDVQCPNCPRMEAATRAAIGDQPIPLIRHELPLLGPRSVAVAKVFLAAKLQSAGQDIASILLGTPGPITPARLADIADRTGLDHQRWVADIDSATVANHLAQEYGVAARLGIYGTPGTVIGRTVILGALPEHQIAQIIATERQDNQVCG from the coding sequence ATGAAACGCCGCCGCGTCTTGCAAGGGGTCGGACTAGCCGCAATCGCAGGCTGGGTTTGGGGCGCGCCGCGTTTGGCGCGCTTGGGCCAGGACCCTGTGACATTCACCGCAATTCCGGGCGCAGAGCCGTTTCGGCAGTTGGATCGCGCAAGTGCCCTTTCTGCCAGCGCAGGCATATTCGCAGGTCTTGATGCACCCGCACCGCAATTCACCGGCGCGCTTTGCCCCGCCCTTTTTGGCGGCAACGACGGCTTGGCCATTGCTTATTTCTCGGACGTGCAATGCCCGAACTGCCCCAGAATGGAGGCCGCAACCCGTGCCGCCATCGGCGATCAGCCCATTCCGCTGATCCGCCACGAACTGCCCTTGCTGGGGCCCCGTTCTGTTGCTGTCGCAAAGGTCTTTCTTGCGGCAAAGCTGCAAAGCGCGGGTCAGGATATCGCAAGCATCTTGCTGGGCACCCCCGGACCTATCACCCCGGCACGACTGGCGGATATTGCAGACCGCACCGGCCTCGACCATCAGCGCTGGGTCGCGGACATCGACAGCGCAACGGTCGCGAACCACTTGGCACAAGAGTATGGCGTCGCCGCACGTCTGGGCATCTATGGCACACCCGGCACCGTAATCGGGCGCACAGTGATCCTAGGTGCCTTGCCAGAGCATCAGATCGCGCAGATCATCGCGACGGAACGACAGGACAATCAGGTATGCGGTTAG
- a CDS encoding glucose 1-dehydrogenase, whose translation MRLDGKTAVVTGGGSGFGAGIARAFAAEGAKVMIADLNADAAKSVAVEVGGYAVTTNVADNASVAGLAYAVADQLGDLDILVNNAGTTHALGAMEDVNEEEFDRVFAVNAKSVYLTARHLVPAMKARKSGVILNIASAASVSPRPNLIWYSASKGWMITTTKAMAIELAPYNIRVNALNPVAGDTPLLADFMGGESPEMRAKFLSGIPLGRFSTPDDIGAAATFLCSDSAGLITGVALEIDGGRTI comes from the coding sequence ATGCGGTTAGACGGTAAGACGGCGGTGGTCACCGGCGGCGGATCAGGCTTTGGCGCTGGGATCGCGCGCGCGTTCGCGGCCGAAGGGGCCAAGGTGATGATCGCCGATTTGAATGCTGACGCCGCAAAATCGGTCGCGGTAGAGGTGGGGGGATATGCCGTCACTACCAATGTCGCCGACAATGCTTCGGTCGCGGGGCTTGCCTATGCCGTGGCCGATCAACTGGGTGATCTGGACATTCTGGTGAACAATGCCGGCACGACCCATGCCCTTGGTGCGATGGAAGATGTGAACGAGGAAGAGTTCGACCGCGTGTTCGCCGTCAACGCCAAATCCGTCTACCTCACCGCCCGTCATCTGGTGCCTGCGATGAAGGCGCGCAAATCGGGCGTGATCCTCAATATCGCCTCGGCGGCCAGCGTCTCACCTCGCCCGAACCTGATCTGGTACAGCGCGTCAAAGGGCTGGATGATCACGACCACCAAAGCAATGGCAATTGAACTTGCCCCCTACAACATCCGCGTGAATGCGCTGAACCCTGTCGCGGGCGATACCCCGCTTCTTGCAGATTTCATGGGAGGAGAGTCGCCAGAGATGCGGGCAAAATTTCTGTCGGGCATCCCTTTGGGCCGGTTCTCCACTCCCGACGACATTGGTGCCGCCGCCACATTCCTTTGCTCTGACAGCGCAGGGTTGATTACCGGGGTGGCGCTGGAAATCGACGGAGGTCGCACAATTTGA
- a CDS encoding P1 family peptidase yields MRNLITDVPGLLVGNAQDAALKSGCTVLTGDRPFTCGVNVMGGAPGTRETDLLAPDKLVQQVDALVLSGGSSFGLDAASGVTDALRTVGRGFAVGEMRVPIVPGAILFDLLNGGDKNWTSNPYHGLGADAFQAAEQSFALGTAGAGFGATTATLKGGLGSASTALPDGTIVGALVAVNALGSATVGDGPHFWAAPFEEDGEFGNLGPSATYPRDAPVTKLSAQNTTIGIVATSARLTQAECTRLATAAHDGIARALVPAHTPMDGDLIFAVSTGDVPAADPVHLGHAAATCMARAIARGVYLARSAPHEAPACYARTFAP; encoded by the coding sequence ATGCGGAACCTGATCACCGATGTGCCCGGCCTTTTGGTCGGAAATGCGCAAGACGCGGCTTTGAAATCAGGCTGCACGGTCCTGACAGGGGACCGCCCGTTCACCTGCGGCGTCAACGTCATGGGCGGCGCACCCGGCACGCGAGAGACTGATTTGCTGGCGCCTGACAAGCTGGTGCAACAGGTGGACGCGCTGGTGCTGTCGGGCGGCAGCAGCTTTGGTCTTGATGCCGCTTCGGGTGTCACCGACGCCCTGCGCACCGTCGGTCGCGGCTTTGCGGTGGGCGAGATGCGCGTGCCGATCGTGCCCGGTGCAATTCTGTTTGATCTGCTCAATGGCGGCGACAAAAACTGGACCAGCAACCCCTATCACGGCCTTGGCGCGGACGCTTTTCAGGCGGCTGAACAGAGCTTTGCGCTTGGCACGGCGGGCGCGGGGTTTGGGGCAACAACGGCCACGTTGAAAGGCGGGCTCGGCTCTGCCTCGACCGCTTTGCCCGATGGCACCATTGTGGGCGCACTTGTGGCCGTGAACGCGCTCGGATCAGCCACCGTCGGCGATGGTCCGCACTTTTGGGCCGCCCCCTTTGAAGAAGACGGCGAATTTGGCAACCTTGGCCCATCTGCGACTTATCCGCGTGATGCACCTGTCACCAAACTTTCCGCGCAAAACACTACCATCGGGATCGTTGCGACATCCGCGCGACTGACACAGGCCGAATGTACGCGCCTTGCAACCGCGGCACATGATGGCATCGCCCGCGCGCTGGTGCCTGCACATACCCCGATGGATGGCGATCTGATCTTTGCGGTCAGCACTGGCGATGTTCCTGCTGCTGACCCTGTTCACCTCGGCCATGCCGCAGCCACCTGCATGGCCCGTGCCATTGCGCGCGGTGTCTATCTTGCGCGGTCTGCCCCGCACGAGGCACCCGCATGCTACGCCCGCACCTTCGCGCCTTAG
- a CDS encoding alpha/beta hydrolase has protein sequence MDIDDAFANLAYVPDGALLPARWAQEGQRYRERARYLADVPYGEGAREVFDLFLPERLPKGTMVFIHGGYWRSSDKSDWSYLAAGAVVAGWAVAMPSYDLCPEVTIAQITQQIGKAIGTIADRVPGPLRITGHSAGGQLAARMLAPDLAAEWTERVEKVVPISAVADLAPLLQTQMNNDLRLDSDIARAESPIHQPPPMVPVTVWVGGDERPVFVEQARALADAWACELVNDAGRHHFDVLDGLRDAHSPLMRAILGD, from the coding sequence ATGGATATTGATGACGCCTTTGCCAATCTGGCATATGTCCCCGACGGCGCGCTTTTGCCCGCCCGATGGGCGCAGGAAGGGCAGCGCTATCGCGAGCGCGCGCGCTATCTGGCAGATGTGCCTTATGGTGAGGGTGCGCGCGAGGTCTTTGATCTGTTCCTGCCTGAGCGCTTGCCCAAAGGTACCATGGTTTTCATTCATGGCGGGTATTGGCGCAGTTCGGACAAGTCGGACTGGTCTTATCTGGCCGCCGGGGCGGTCGTGGCCGGTTGGGCCGTGGCGATGCCATCTTATGACCTGTGCCCGGAGGTAACGATTGCTCAGATCACGCAGCAGATCGGCAAAGCCATTGGTACGATTGCGGATCGTGTGCCGGGGCCATTGCGGATCACCGGGCATTCGGCGGGCGGGCAACTGGCGGCGCGGATGTTGGCCCCGGATTTGGCGGCAGAGTGGACCGAACGCGTTGAAAAGGTGGTGCCAATCTCGGCGGTGGCGGACCTTGCACCGCTGTTGCAGACGCAAATGAACAATGATCTGCGGCTGGATTCAGACATCGCCCGCGCAGAAAGCCCGATCCATCAGCCACCGCCAATGGTTCCTGTGACTGTCTGGGTTGGCGGGGACGAGCGCCCGGTCTTTGTGGAACAGGCCCGTGCCCTGGCAGATGCATGGGCGTGCGAGTTGGTGAACGACGCAGGGCGGCACCATTTTGATGTGCTTGACGGGCTGCGAGATGCGCACAGTCCCTTGATGCGGGCGATTTTAGGCGATTGA